A part of Alphaproteobacteria bacterium 33-17 genomic DNA contains:
- a CDS encoding dihydroorotate dehydrogenase (quinone) — MQLSESYLKIASNIAQKILFTLDPETAHDIAINLLSSDFVSQLLPTIDYKHDSLKTNVMGINFKNPIGLAAGFDKNARIITSMAKFGFGFVECGTVTKYSQLGNPKPRIFRLVDDQAIINALGFNNRGYYEFIKNISQQVKVADEFKCNIGVNIGKNKNSRNAIDDYTYLIDKLYDYGQYITINISSPNTPGLRDLQNDESFNVLLEEIVQKRNKVANERNITKPLVVKIAPDLDDSQIEFMADRILHHKIDGIIISNTTIGMRHELKSKNKVNFGGLSGAPLFNQSNYVLGEFYKHTKGQIPIIGAGGVFSADDAFTKIAYGASLVQIYTGFIYKGFTLVNDICKKLPKILEERGFANISEAVGHLHK; from the coding sequence ATGCAACTATCTGAAAGTTATTTAAAAATTGCGTCGAATATTGCGCAAAAAATATTATTTACACTTGACCCCGAAACAGCACATGACATCGCAATTAATCTGCTTAGTAGCGATTTTGTGAGCCAACTGCTTCCAACAATAGACTATAAACATGATTCACTTAAAACTAATGTAATGGGGATAAATTTTAAAAACCCCATAGGACTTGCTGCTGGTTTTGATAAAAACGCACGTATTATAACATCTATGGCTAAATTTGGTTTTGGCTTTGTTGAATGCGGTACAGTTACAAAATATTCTCAGCTTGGCAACCCAAAGCCACGTATTTTCAGGCTTGTTGATGACCAGGCTATAATTAATGCTTTAGGTTTTAATAATCGCGGATATTACGAGTTTATCAAAAACATTTCACAACAAGTTAAAGTAGCGGATGAGTTTAAGTGCAACATTGGCGTGAATATTGGTAAAAATAAAAACTCACGCAATGCTATAGATGATTATACCTATCTCATTGATAAGCTTTATGATTACGGTCAATATATTACAATTAATATTTCATCGCCAAATACACCAGGATTACGCGATCTACAAAACGACGAATCTTTTAATGTATTACTTGAAGAGATAGTACAAAAGCGCAACAAAGTCGCGAATGAAAGAAATATCACAAAGCCGCTTGTTGTAAAGATTGCTCCTGATTTAGATGATAGCCAAATTGAGTTTATGGCAGATAGAATTTTACACCATAAAATAGATGGAATTATTATTAGCAACACCACAATTGGTATGCGTCATGAGCTAAAATCTAAAAATAAAGTAAATTTTGGTGGTTTAAGCGGTGCGCCACTTTTCAACCAGTCAAACTATGTTTTGGGTGAATTTTACAAGCATACTAAAGGTCAAATTCCAATAATTGGCGCTGGTGGTGTATTTTCTGCTGATGATGCCTTTACAAAAATTGCATATGGCGCTAGCCTAGTACAGATTTATACAGGTTTTATTTACAAAGGTTTTACTTTAGTAAATGATATCTGCAAGAAACTTCCAAAAATATTAGAAGAAAGGGGTTTTGCGAATATTTCTGAGGCAGTCGGACATTTGCATAAATAA